In Posidoniimonas corsicana, a single genomic region encodes these proteins:
- a CDS encoding c-type cytochrome domain-containing protein — protein MKTLFPIALLAVIATVLQPVDAAAADKVDYATQIKPILEASCTKCHGEKRQLGDLALHTDALAEVIEDGYILEGDAESSSVYERLTLEPDDKLLMPKGGDPLPKEQIALIEQWINEGAVLTSAEATPEPMAHGEDEHAEDEVDPMPAPPAADESRVQAIADMGASIVPLYQGSTLLSISFPSNPQQVTDESIDAIAAVGPNVAWLSLGGTAVTDAGVAKLAAACPNLSRLHLEKTATTDASADALTGLQRLEYLNLYGTAITDATVAKAAALPKLQRLYVWQTPVTYDAAKQAMAAHEGLEINLGWDHPGVVRERLTSELERVSTRKAEAAERAKQAETQLAEAKQQLESSAAREEEIKQELQALDGTPEEAEGTPAEGATEASEPQDA, from the coding sequence ATGAAAACCCTGTTTCCGATTGCCCTGCTTGCGGTCATTGCCACAGTTCTCCAACCAGTTGACGCGGCGGCCGCTGACAAAGTCGACTACGCGACCCAGATCAAGCCGATCCTCGAGGCCAGCTGCACCAAGTGCCATGGCGAGAAACGCCAGCTGGGCGACCTGGCACTGCACACCGACGCGCTGGCGGAGGTGATCGAGGACGGGTACATCCTCGAAGGGGACGCCGAGTCAAGCAGCGTATACGAGCGGCTCACCCTCGAGCCGGATGACAAGCTGCTGATGCCCAAGGGGGGCGACCCGCTTCCCAAGGAACAGATTGCGCTGATCGAGCAGTGGATCAACGAGGGCGCGGTGCTCACCTCGGCCGAAGCCACGCCCGAGCCGATGGCCCACGGCGAGGACGAGCACGCTGAGGACGAGGTCGACCCAATGCCCGCTCCACCCGCGGCCGACGAGTCGCGGGTCCAGGCGATCGCCGACATGGGCGCCAGCATCGTGCCGCTGTACCAGGGCAGCACGCTGCTGAGCATTTCGTTCCCCAGCAACCCGCAGCAGGTGACCGACGAGTCGATCGACGCGATTGCGGCCGTCGGTCCCAACGTCGCGTGGCTCAGCCTGGGCGGCACGGCCGTTACGGACGCGGGCGTCGCGAAGCTGGCGGCGGCCTGCCCCAACCTGTCACGGCTGCACCTGGAGAAGACCGCCACGACCGACGCCTCGGCGGACGCGCTCACCGGGCTGCAGCGGCTGGAGTACCTCAACCTGTACGGCACGGCCATCACCGACGCCACCGTGGCCAAGGCGGCGGCGCTGCCCAAGCTCCAACGCCTGTACGTGTGGCAGACCCCGGTCACGTACGACGCGGCCAAGCAGGCGATGGCGGCGCACGAGGGCCTGGAGATCAACCTCGGCTGGGACCACCCGGGCGTGGTCCGCGAGCGTCTGACCAGCGAGTTGGAGCGGGTGTCGACCCGCAAGGCCGAGGCCGCCGAGCGCGCCAAGCAGGCCGAGACGCAGCTCGCCGAGGCGAAGCAGCAGTTGGAGTCGTCCGCCGCGCGTGAGGAGGAGATCAAGCAAGAGCTGCAGGCCCTCGACGGCACGCCCGAAGAAGCCGAGGGAACGCCGGCCGAGGGTGCGACCGAAGCGTCCGAGCCGCAAGACGCCTAG
- a CDS encoding DinB family protein: MGRTRIDAAVERMKQTREMLKGFLADLQPDEWFWQPHEGVTNIAWQVGHITATQYALCLVRVRGEQVTDQLLISDEIRTRYGRGSTPSPDPAANTSPQELVRVLDAVAEHTYSELVLMSDAFLDVELENSHPRFSTPLGAVEFCPSHELLHIGQVILLRRLMGRPANR; encoded by the coding sequence ATGGGGCGGACACGAATCGACGCGGCGGTCGAACGGATGAAGCAGACGCGCGAGATGCTCAAGGGCTTCCTCGCCGACCTGCAGCCCGACGAGTGGTTCTGGCAGCCGCACGAGGGCGTCACGAACATCGCCTGGCAGGTGGGGCACATCACCGCGACCCAGTACGCGCTCTGCCTGGTACGGGTGCGGGGCGAGCAGGTGACCGACCAGCTGCTGATCTCCGACGAGATCCGCACCCGCTACGGACGCGGTTCGACCCCCAGCCCCGACCCGGCGGCCAACACGTCGCCGCAAGAGCTGGTGCGGGTGCTGGACGCGGTTGCGGAGCACACCTACAGCGAGCTCGTGCTGATGAGCGACGCGTTCCTCGACGTCGAGCTGGAGAACTCGCACCCGCGGTTCTCCACGCCGCTGGGCGCGGTGGAGTTTTGCCCCTCGCACGAGCTGCTGCATATCGGCCAGGTGATCCTGCTCCGCCGTCTCATGGGCCGGCCGGCAAACCGCTGA